The Pichia kudriavzevii chromosome 3, complete sequence nucleotide sequence AAGGATCTGTATCTCCTTTAATAACATTCTCACTTCTGTTATTTTCGTTAGACTCCTCAAATTCGTGCTTTATCTGTTGCTCAAAGTCGTTCTCCGACTGCTTTGCTATATTCTctgaaatttccaaatcgATGGCCTTGTTGTCAAATAAATCATCCAGGTCACCGGTTGACTTGATATAATCATGTAAaccatcaatttctccaGTGGTGAGGTGTTTTAAAGGTTTTAGTTGTTGATCAAAATGGTCCATTCCTGGATTAAAGTCGAAGCTTTCTGGGAACTTAAATGATTTGCTTTCACCGGTTCCCATCATCACGGCTTCTGGTTGGGTCTGGTCATTATTGGCGGTTTGAACCACCTGCCCGTCGTCTTTATCACTATTTATTTTAGATTTCTCTATTTCTAAAAAagtatcaacaatatcCAGAGGATCGTCAATCCTAAACTCGGCATGATCAAGAATGGGTTCATCCATATCCATTCCAGGGGAGGCATCAGAAGGGAATTGAATAAAGCATAGCTCTAATGGCCAATAGATAAATTTCTTTCCGTTAGATGGAATTTTATTCAGAAAGTTAGCAATAATGGGCCCCGTAGCAGAGTTAAATGTACTGGGATGAAGTTTAATCCATAATCTTTTCTCATTTATCAATGTAGGGCAAGacaaaatatcaatgtCATTGAAGTTCTTGAGAACATCAAGCAAAACATCACCATTTGGAGGAGGTTGATCTGTTATAGAATCTGAGTACCTTTCACCTGCAATAAGACACCTTATACCTGAAGGTGCAATATACAATGcaaaatttgattttccaTCAAGAATAGAAAGAGAATTGTTACACGAAATGGTAATAAAATCAGATAGTTTGTAAAATATCTTTTTTAAACTAACAAAATTCACGATGAGttcatttttttggtttaaCGAAGGATTTACTTTGATTATTGAGTAGGGCAccaactttttcaatattctcttctttttggaaGTATTCAAAAAATCCGCTGGTATAGTTGTAACTATTTTCCTCTGTATCATTGAAGATGCCATCAGCTGTCCACTGTAAGGGAAGATGTCCAGAGATATTGACTGATTGGAGGCTTCAAATAATGAATGGGACTTTGCCAGTCTTTGTAAAATCAGTTTATGAACAGCTCTTAGGAAACTTAAATAGACGACATTATATGGCTTGTTATCTAGACTATTTTGGGCTGCTACGGTTTTTGAATGTATATTTCTAAATATTTTCTTCGAGTCAAAAGTTGAACAGGACGACAATTTCAGTGGAATATTATTTTCACTGATGATATTGTTCATTGCATCTTTTAGTTGTTGGAATCCAACGTTCGACTCGAATGGTTCACTTGGGTTGTCTACTTGTAATTGAAAAACACAAAGCTCTTTCTTGGCTATCCACGTGATGAcatctttgatttggtaatcattttccaacttgtcttttatcaattgcTCATATTGTAGTACTTGATAGGTAGCAGATATTGCATTCAggtttccatttccattgtttGGTGAGCAAACTTGGTAGAAAAAACAGTTCACACTGttcaaacaacaaaatttATAAAAACTAGTGTAATTTAGGGCCTTATCATTATTCAGCTGCTGGCTTGGAAACGTGTTGGCGGTTGGACTACCAATGAATGATGGGGTATATGGGTTGCTAGAATGTTGCCCAACAGAATTGCTAAATGTATTAGCAAAACTGGCTGCGCTAGAACTTGGAATTGCTGGAAATACGTTTGTATTTGTAGTATGACATGTCTGATTATTTCCGCTGGTATTATTAGGTAGAATTTGATTACTGTTGACCTGTCCAGTAGTTCCTGGGAAAAAAGGTAACGGGGTACTGAAAATAGGGTTCAAATCTTGTATCCTAAACATCTTAACACCGACAGATTCTCCCCTTTAGTTTTCCTCTTTTAATTGCCTATCCAAAAAGTTCATACAGTAAAACCCTACTATATGAGCGTAGTATTCCCACAATTGCGTGGATTCATGTTATGCTTTAATATAAAGTGCGTAAACTCGCACAGCCTTGATtaaatattttattatttggCTCTCAGCCATCTGACGGCGTGAGTGTGAAAGTCATGAGCTGTATATTTCTCTGCTTGCCTGTACAAAGTTTTCCCCGCCTTTGTGGACATCAATCTATAACACCTCTATAGGTAGGTGTTTAAGCACATATATTTCACATACCTGTTTCAGctttctttgaaagaaaaacttaACCTTAGCTTTTCATTAAATCAAAAGCTGAAATTTGTTACTCTCatatcaatttttcatccCAGATTCAGGCGTATCTCTTCAGCCAAACTTTTTACAACTGTGATTGACAAACATGATATTGCAAGGGTTAGCGACTTGGAATCCATCATTTACATCTGCAATACAGACTGAGCTGGAAACAAGAGATGAGGAATTTACATTGTTCAACTTTTCCAATGTGGATTCTAATAATTATCCATCTACTAGAAATGTGGTACTAAGAGGATTTCTCTTTGATGAGCCAAAGACGAATGTCCTGATTTTCACCACAGATAAGAGGTCAAGCAAGTACAAAGACCTACTAATAAATCCAAGATTTGATGCTTGCTTTTATTTTAGCAAGATGAGAAAACAATTTAGATTCAAGGGCACTGTTAGAATGATAAGTGATGAGATTATTCCAAACATACGTTACGATTTGAACTACAGTGATTCTTATGCAGGATTCAATGATCACGGTGTCACCAATAGAGGATTAGATGATGAGGTTTTAACTGGAGGTATCCAACAGTTGTCCATTTCACCAGACACCTCTTCCATTGCAGATGAGGAACAATCACTAGTGAGTCAGTACTTATCTCAGCAGAACCTTAAGGAAACGCCGTGTCCAATATCTGAACCCTTGCATTATAGATTATTTTCTCCTAAATTTGTCAAGTCTTTTGAAGACTCCTCTGCATCGTTAACTGAACTAGCACATAGCCATGAAATGGGGAAATCTGATGACATTTCGGTGACCCCGACAGCAGAAGAATGGAACAACGAAAGGTTAAGGGTATGGAATGCAATGTCGAGAAATATGAAGAAAACGTTCAAGAAGCCATTACCAGGCTCCCCATTAACCGAAGAAAACAGGAGAAAGTTAGATGCAATCAATAGAGGGGTCGATGGTAATAACTCTTCTACAGGATATGAAAACTTTGtggttgtttgtttgtttgtggAACTAGTAGATGAGGTTGTTATTGGTGGTAGTGGTTACGACAGAAGATACCTTTATAGAAAGACAAATCAGGACACATGGAAGGAATATGAAGTTTGTCCATAGAAGTAAGGATGTCGTCCGCTTCTATTTGATAAACTTCACATATCGATATGGTGTTCTGCTTTGTATTACtactattattatcattattagTGCCATTACTTTGCCGAATTATTATTGGTTtttagctttttttttcactcttTCTGATTTGTATCACGCAGGTTCCTTCCTTTTTATTAATGAGTTTACGATAATAACAATTGTatgaaaagaaactaaCGACATAAAAGAGCAAATGTTTGTAGATGTTCCCCAATTTATAGGTCAGCAGTTAATAGAGATACAAATATCAAGTAGTTTGTAAATGGGGCTGGTGAGAGTTATGGACAACAGCATTCAGATGGATATGTGCGGTGCTGTTTATACAATCGGCGGTCTCGACCTTCCTAAAATGAAAACGCAAGGAATTTTCAGGCAGGTCTAATTGGTATTGTATCCTCGTCCATAAACCTTGTTAGCCGCTAAGAGCTTAGCGGGTCGAGCAATTATGCGGCTCCGTGCCCCGTTAAGTCGTTGGCGGCATGTTTTTCCATAATGGTTATACTGAAGAATCCATTGTGTGTGTTAGCGGGGAAAAACCTATGTTGCCAATTTACGACTATAAAAGGACACCTAAATTCAGCTACTGGATCATGGGAGATAAGTCATTTCTTTCAAGAATGTTTCTCCCTTACCAACAGCCATGTCTTACGCTTCAAGATATTTTCCGAACGAGCCAACCGCTCCAAAGGTTGTCACTGAGTCAATTCCAGGTCCAAAGGGTAAATCTGCCATTGCTTCTTTAGGTGAAGTCTTTGATAATAGGTGTGCTTATTTTGTTGCTGATTATGAGAAATCCGTTGGAA carries:
- a CDS encoding uncharacterized protein (PKUD0C06330; similar to Saccharomyces cerevisiae YGR017W; ancestral locus Anc_4.154); translation: MILQGLATWNPSFTSAIQTELETRDEEFTLFNFSNVDSNNYPSTRNVVLRGFLFDEPKTNVLIFTTDKRSSKYKDLLINPRFDACFYFSKMRKQFRFKGTVRMISDEIIPNIRYDLNYSDSYAGFNDHGVTNRGLDDEVLTGGIQQLSISPDTSSIADEEQSLVSQYLSQQNLKETPCPISEPLHYRLFSPKFVKSFEDSSASLTELAHSHEMGKSDDISVTPTAEEWNNERLRVWNAMSRNMKKTFKKPLPGSPLTEENRRKLDAINRGVDGNNSSTGYENFVVVCLFVELVDEVVIGGSGYDRRYLYRKTNQDTWKEYEVCP